A region of Allocoleopsis franciscana PCC 7113 DNA encodes the following proteins:
- a CDS encoding N-acetylmuramoyl-L-alanine amidase, giving the protein MANWISFARDKSDKPLVSAMNGGTVEESLNSDSKDNLIGFLKRFSGAGTFLVAKPDGSDSEVEAVELLPQSDSSASDDTNGTPDATWFQFFRNGDGQPIVIAMKDTNEVEFYKGNLRQALIDFLVRHSGANTFQIAPASISIPQGIPEWKPRTPTPTPPKPSGHRVILEIGHGPGVPFDPGAIAHDNKTTEHELNIIAANAARNVLVAAGVNCTVIDTPGSLRILGLKASGFDVFCSVHHNALRKGQNTAQRSEAFSHATKGEKPDQELASMISAEMSKTLGLIDGGAKQANLGVLSGAEDTNVRAAVLAEVYFIDFVGGTVKGKSFPKPDLKTSSSHGGEAIGRAIVDWLKKNPRK; this is encoded by the coding sequence ATGGCTAACTGGATTTCATTTGCCCGCGATAAAAGCGATAAACCCCTCGTGTCTGCCATGAATGGCGGAACTGTAGAAGAGAGCCTTAATAGTGATTCTAAGGATAATCTAATCGGGTTTTTGAAGCGTTTTTCTGGAGCAGGTACGTTTCTCGTAGCGAAACCAGATGGTTCTGACAGTGAAGTGGAGGCAGTTGAGCTTCTTCCGCAAAGTGACTCAAGTGCTTCCGATGACACTAATGGGACACCCGATGCAACTTGGTTTCAATTTTTTCGTAATGGAGATGGGCAACCGATTGTAATTGCAATGAAAGATACTAATGAAGTCGAGTTTTATAAAGGGAATCTCAGGCAAGCTCTGATTGACTTCTTGGTAAGACATTCGGGTGCTAATACTTTTCAAATTGCTCCGGCTAGCATATCAATTCCACAAGGCATTCCTGAATGGAAGCCACGTACACCTACACCTACACCACCTAAACCGTCTGGACATCGGGTAATACTAGAGATTGGACATGGGCCTGGGGTTCCGTTCGATCCGGGTGCGATCGCCCATGACAATAAAACGACAGAACACGAACTCAATATAATTGCTGCAAATGCTGCTCGTAATGTGCTTGTTGCAGCTGGAGTTAATTGCACAGTTATCGACACGCCAGGAAGTCTTCGCATCCTTGGTTTAAAAGCATCTGGGTTTGATGTGTTCTGTAGCGTTCACCATAATGCTCTTAGAAAGGGACAAAACACAGCACAAAGATCAGAAGCTTTTTCACACGCAACAAAGGGTGAAAAACCAGATCAAGAACTTGCCAGCATGATATCCGCAGAAATGTCTAAAACTTTGGGTCTTATCGATGGAGGGGCAAAACAAGCCAACTTGGGAGTTTTGTCAGGTGCTGAAGACACAAATGTTCGCGCTGCTGTTCTTGCAGAAGTTTATTTCATTGATTTTGTAGGCGGTACAGTTAAGGGAAAAAGTTTCCCAAAACCCGACCTCAAAACTTCTTCAAGTCACGGTGGTGAAGCAATTGGTCGAGCAATTGTCGATTGGCTGAAAAAGAACCCACGAAAATAG